In Labrus mixtus chromosome 13, fLabMix1.1, whole genome shotgun sequence, a single genomic region encodes these proteins:
- the LOC132986824 gene encoding nectin-4-like, translating to MLLLVLTLMVPTVTNALEVIGGRTTTVQGGAAVLPCKLIDTTETLTQISWQRVTRGKPWTENFYTISSHYGPNYINGRDDRFRFIGSLTDKEGTLQLSNVKLMDEGTYTCMFTLFPSGIHETAIPLKVHVPPVTSLKDAHPALGNDEVPLITCTAAGSKPPAEVRWLTGTLGEKVRPSTNSSLHANGTTTTVSWLFGAPTRELDDRSVQCVITSPALEREETLTSTIHIHSPPLEVNITERSAHSFECLTEAYPAASFTWTRSEQSWPQSGVRVDGSTLQFLSITSELNGLYQCEASNLYGSKRAYLRVHFTSGSSAASWTLFVLLLVLVVAAVFCCFYKRMEIARFILREEGGTRGKMQKVPTTSSSPDGHDRVEEEGGETEGPL from the exons CTCTGGAGGTTATTGGAGGAAGAACGACAACGGTGCAGGGAGGAGCAGCTGTCCTCCCCTGTAAACTCATTGATACCACAGAGACCCTCACACAGATTTCATGGCAGAGAGTGACCAGAGGAAAACCTTGGACGGAAAATTTCTATACAATCTCGTCTCATTATGGACCGAACTATATCAATGGCCGTGATGATCGGTTTAGGTTCATTGGGAgtttaacagacaaagagggtACTCTCCAGTTATCGAATGTCAAACTGATGGATGAAGGCACCTACACATGTATGTTCACTTTGTTCCCCAGCGGGATCCACGAGACAGCGATACCTCTTAAAGTTCATG TGCCTCCGGTCACAAGCCTGAAGGATGCTCATCCTGCTTTGGGTAACGACGAGGTGCCTCTTATTACCTGCACGGCTGCTGGTTCCAAACCTCCTGCAGAGGTGAGGTGGCTCACTGGTACTCTGGGAGAGAAAGTGAGGCCGTCAACCAACTCCAGCCTTCATGCTAATGGTACGACTACCACAGTCAGCTGGCTGTTTGGAGCGCCTACCAGAGAACTCGACGATCGTTCAGTCCAGTGTGTCATCACCAGTCCTGCTCTAGAGAGAGAAGAAACCCTGACCTCCACCATACATATCCACT CTCCTCCTCTGGAAGTGAATATTACTGAAAGGTCGGCACACTCCTTTGAATGTCTCACAGAGGCATATCCAGCTGCGAGCTTTACTTGGACAAG ATCTGAGCAGTCGTGGCCTCAGTCCGGGGTCCGAGTTGACGGTTCAACGCTGCAGTTTCTGAGCATCACCTCCGAGCTGAACGGCCTCTACCAGTGCGAGGCGTCGAACCTTTACGGGAGTAAACGTGCTTACCTCCGTGTGCATTTCACCTCAG gATCCAGCGCTGCCAGTTGGACCCTCTTTGTTCTTCTGCTCGTCCTCGTTGTTGCTGCTGTCTTCTGTTGCTTTTATAAACGTATGGAAATTGCAAG ATTCATACTACGGGAAGAAGGCGGCACACGAGGCAAGATGCAAAAGGTTCCAACGACTTCCAGCTCACCTGACGGCCATGACAGagtagaagaagagggaggggaaacAGAG GGACCACTTTGA